One Acropora palmata chromosome 2, jaAcrPala1.3, whole genome shotgun sequence genomic window carries:
- the LOC141873945 gene encoding cysteine repeat modular protein 2-like has translation MMLQFPVLILFSVAEFSCIGNALVSAEENSDFLTSKIDVQQRLKRWLWGDEGCGLIPGCEKCTDGLICEKCRSSFIPVEYERNKKKIVRCTRSCPMGFNMTSRTPHSTLCVRTHFPCRARKCIKCHPQNPTSCLNCSRGYYSLQKSITGNVRCVRHCPIDYTPTERTDGQRFCKDPNSECLSVVPNCAKCFDSVRCRKCRSDFHAFFNKSQMVCVRNCPNNLVAFNTSHFGSFCKKPLPECTTVAKCARCPDKINCRRCKPRHYKLRTSSSANSTCVSSCPLGFLKKGRRCQRFAEDGCLDEHCLACRKGWHRINNLKIRCLRKCPDGFYTFGEKQKFCLRCIANCEQCTNGYDCVKCNPEFSRFERGVHISCARKCPSGYVSQEVAHRGKFCLPRRTDRAHVTGVAVDNLLLKKDRGNQ, from the exons ATGATGCTACAGTTTCCAGTCCTCATTCTGTTTAGTGTTGCTGAATTCAGTTGTATTGGAAACGCACTTGTCTCTGCAGAAGAGAATTCTGATTTTTTAACAAGTAAAATTGATGTTCAACAACGATTGAAGAGATGGCTTTGGGGAG ATGAAGGTTGTGGCTTGATTCCCGGATGTGAGAAATGCACCGATGGATTAATTTGCGAAAAATGCAGGTCATCCTTTATACCTGTTGAGTATGAAaggaataaaaagaaaattgtccGGTGCACCAGATCCTGCCCAATGGGTTTCAACATGACCTCCAGAACACCTCATTCCACCTTATGCGTTCGGACACATTTTC CTTGTCGCGCACGAAAATGCATTAAGTGCCACCCGCAAAATCCAACCAGCTGCCTAAACTGTAGCAGAGGATATTATTCGCTTCAGAAGAGCATCACGGGAAATGTGAGATGCGTACGCCATTGTCCAATAGATTACACACCAACTGAAAGGACAGATGGTCAGAGATTTTGCAAAGATCCAAATTCAG AATGCCTTTCTGTGGTGCCTAATTGTGCGAAGTGTTTTGACAGCGTCCGTTGTCGAAAATGTAGAAgtgattttcatgctttctTTAACAAATCCCAAATGGTTTGCGTTCGAAACTGTCCAAATAACCTCGTTGCGTTTAACACAAGCCACTTTGGAAGCTTTTGCAAAAAGCCACTTCCAG AATGCACGACCGTTGCCAAGTGCGCGAGATGTCCCGACAAGATTAATTGCCGCAGATGTAAACCGCGGCATTACAAACTTAGAACATCATCATCTGCAAATTCCACATGTGTCTCATCTTGCCCACTtggatttttaaaaaaaggaagaagatgtCAGCGATTTGCGGAAG ATGGCTGTTTGGATGAACATTGTCTCGCTTGCAGAAAAGGCTGGCATCGTATTAATAACTTAAAAATTCGTTGCTTGCGCAAGTGCCCAGATGGTTTTTATACCTTTGGAGAGAAACAGAAATTTTGTCTCA GATGCATTGCTAACTGCGAGCAGTGCACGAACGGGTATGATTGCGTGAAGTGCAATCCGGAATTTTCAAGGTTTGAACGGGGCGTCCATATTTCGTGTGCGAGAAAGTGTCCATCTGGTTACGTGAGTCAAGAAGTCGCCCATCGTGGAAAGTTTTGTCTGCCAAGAAGGACAGAcagg gctCACGTGACTGGCGTTGCCGTGGATAATCTCCTGCTGAAAAAGGATCGAGGAAACCAATGA